Proteins encoded together in one Desulfosporosinus meridiei DSM 13257 window:
- a CDS encoding ABC transporter substrate-binding protein: protein MFKRLSHTFLAVLIILALAVTSGCSSKADSTSTKPTDELTVAIGGEPDGGFDPTTGWGNYGSPVFQSTILQWDKDLKVINDLATDYTVSENGLTYQVNLRKDVKFTDGQALTAKDVVFTYQTATTNSSVFDLTNLQRVTATGDYSVEFTLKEAQSTFTSTLAKLGIVPEHAYSKDYSQKPIGSGPYKFVQWDKGQQLIVEANPDYYGPKPSFKKITFLYLTEEAAYAAAKAGQVDVAAVVPSLALQDIPGKKLVAYKSVDNRGIMFPYVKAGNKTTKGDPIGNDVTSDLAIRKAINLALDRKALVDGVLNGHGAPAYSVCDNLPWWNSETVLKDADKDGAKKILAEGGWKDSDNDGILEKNGLKAKFTLVYPSGDSVRQSLAIAVSDEIKPLGINIEVSGKSWDDIEKLMHSDAILFGWGAHDPLEMYNLFNSKYMGVDYFNAGYYSNPQVDEYMNKAMLSNNPTAADTYWKKAQWDGTTGFSALGDAPWAWLVNLDHLYYVSDNLDLGAQKVHAHGHGWPITDTIAQWHFTK from the coding sequence ATGTTTAAGCGATTATCTCATACTTTCTTAGCTGTCCTGATTATTCTTGCGCTTGCTGTTACTTCAGGGTGTTCAAGTAAAGCCGACTCTACCTCAACAAAGCCAACGGATGAACTCACTGTGGCCATAGGAGGAGAACCGGATGGCGGCTTCGATCCCACCACCGGCTGGGGAAATTATGGCTCACCGGTTTTTCAAAGTACTATTTTGCAATGGGACAAAGATTTAAAGGTTATTAATGACTTAGCCACGGATTATACCGTCAGTGAAAACGGCTTAACTTATCAGGTAAATCTGCGCAAAGACGTTAAGTTTACCGATGGGCAGGCCTTAACCGCCAAGGACGTTGTCTTCACTTATCAAACAGCGACCACGAACAGCTCTGTTTTTGATTTAACTAATTTACAAAGGGTCACGGCTACAGGCGACTACAGTGTCGAATTCACGTTAAAAGAAGCGCAATCCACCTTTACCAGCACCCTGGCCAAACTGGGAATTGTTCCCGAGCATGCTTACAGTAAGGATTACTCGCAAAAACCCATCGGCTCCGGGCCTTATAAATTTGTGCAATGGGATAAAGGCCAACAGCTTATCGTAGAAGCTAACCCGGATTACTATGGGCCCAAACCAAGTTTCAAGAAAATTACCTTCCTTTATTTAACTGAAGAAGCTGCTTATGCTGCCGCGAAAGCCGGACAGGTTGATGTTGCTGCTGTTGTGCCATCCTTAGCCCTACAGGATATACCGGGCAAAAAATTGGTCGCCTACAAAAGCGTGGACAACCGCGGGATCATGTTTCCTTATGTAAAGGCAGGCAATAAAACTACCAAAGGGGATCCTATCGGCAATGATGTTACTTCGGATTTAGCCATCCGTAAGGCAATTAACCTAGCCCTCGACAGGAAGGCTTTAGTGGATGGGGTATTAAATGGCCACGGGGCTCCTGCCTATTCCGTATGTGACAACTTACCTTGGTGGAATTCTGAAACGGTTCTTAAAGACGCGGATAAAGATGGGGCTAAGAAGATCTTAGCGGAGGGCGGCTGGAAGGATTCTGATAACGACGGCATTCTGGAAAAGAACGGGCTCAAAGCTAAATTCACCTTGGTTTATCCATCCGGGGATTCAGTGCGTCAATCCCTGGCCATCGCTGTGTCCGACGAAATCAAACCTCTGGGAATCAATATTGAAGTTTCCGGCAAAAGCTGGGATGACATTGAAAAATTGATGCACAGCGATGCCATACTTTTTGGCTGGGGGGCTCATGATCCTTTGGAAATGTATAATTTATTTAACAGTAAATACATGGGCGTCGATTATTTTAATGCCGGTTATTACTCCAATCCACAAGTCGACGAATACATGAATAAAGCAATGTTATCCAATAATCCCACCGCAGCCGACACCTACTGGAAAAAGGCCCAGTGGGACGGGACAACCGGATTTAGTGCTCTGGGTGATGCCCCCTGGGCCTGGCTGGTTAATCTTGATCATTTGTATTATGTAAGCGACAACCTGGATCTCGGAGCCCAGAAAGTTCACGCCCACGGTCATGGCTGGCCCATTACAGATACGATTGCTCAGTGGCACTTTACTAAATAA
- a CDS encoding ABC transporter substrate-binding protein, whose product MKKKKLLRCFLGLIIVLMTVLNGCSSKVAENNADAKSLATYEKLTFNNYDREVVIEAMPQKVLVFGPNNSELFVALGLSDKIIGNSYDNHSRGPLPEFVEDYAKIPELTYADPTREAVISSGADFIYGNDWPFGKEGLDLAELKENGINVYMEKAATFEEIYQEISDLGKIFHVEDKAAAFIADQKARIAAVEKKLAGQEPLKVLVYDFGGEGVFTCSGTNFETLLIEKAGGKNIFDDQTEKQWFTASYEEIIKRNPDVIVIHDYDVPSLEEKIKSIKADPGLSKLDCVKNERFIPIALESVFPGDRMAYSVELLAKGFHPTLLK is encoded by the coding sequence GTGAAGAAGAAAAAACTGTTGAGGTGCTTCCTAGGTTTGATTATTGTTCTGATGACAGTGTTAAACGGATGCAGCAGCAAGGTGGCGGAGAATAATGCCGACGCCAAAAGCCTGGCCACCTATGAAAAACTGACCTTCAACAACTACGACAGAGAAGTTGTGATCGAGGCTATGCCTCAGAAGGTACTGGTCTTTGGGCCCAATAACAGCGAACTGTTTGTGGCCTTGGGATTAAGCGACAAAATCATCGGTAACAGCTACGATAATCATAGCAGGGGGCCTCTGCCGGAATTTGTTGAAGATTATGCCAAAATTCCCGAATTAACCTACGCTGACCCGACCCGGGAGGCTGTCATTTCCAGTGGTGCAGACTTTATTTATGGCAATGATTGGCCATTCGGCAAAGAAGGACTTGACCTTGCAGAACTTAAAGAAAATGGGATCAACGTCTACATGGAAAAAGCCGCGACATTTGAGGAAATCTACCAGGAAATATCCGATCTAGGGAAGATCTTTCACGTGGAGGACAAAGCTGCAGCCTTTATCGCCGACCAGAAAGCAAGAATCGCAGCGGTGGAAAAAAAGCTTGCCGGTCAGGAACCACTCAAAGTATTGGTATATGACTTCGGGGGTGAGGGGGTGTTTACCTGCAGCGGCACAAATTTTGAAACATTGCTGATCGAAAAAGCCGGGGGGAAAAACATCTTCGACGATCAAACAGAGAAGCAATGGTTCACGGCAAGTTACGAAGAGATTATCAAAAGGAATCCCGACGTGATCGTGATCCATGATTATGATGTGCCTTCGTTGGAGGAAAAAATCAAGTCCATTAAAGCTGATCCGGGACTTTCCAAACTGGACTGTGTAAAGAATGAGAGATTTATACCAATTGCCTTGGAAAGTGTTTTCCCCGGGGACAGAATGGCCTATTCCGTTGAGCTGTTGGCCAAAGGGTTCCATCCGACTTTGTTGAAATAA
- a CDS encoding class I SAM-dependent methyltransferase, which yields MDIQKRIENHWQGADHRYNDYIHGELNSFKKDAWIRLIEENRPPGQRLVVLDVGTGPGFFPILLSEMGHQVTAIDCTESMLDKARENAQIGGFEVSFHLQDSHQLDFDDNKFDMILCRNASWLLYDPPAAYRGWHRVLKPGGRLLIFDANWYLWLNDKKLREEYERDQEEAVQAGYRSSYNQDVKDEGVNIGKELFFSSRRRPQWDVPTLLDLGFGKIFINDDITESAFDEIEKIRYRTSPMFMIRAEKTK from the coding sequence ATGGATATTCAGAAACGCATTGAAAACCACTGGCAAGGTGCGGATCATCGGTACAATGACTATATTCATGGAGAATTAAACAGCTTTAAAAAAGATGCTTGGATCCGGCTGATTGAGGAAAACCGTCCTCCGGGCCAAAGGCTTGTAGTATTGGATGTCGGCACCGGTCCCGGTTTTTTCCCTATTCTCCTGTCGGAAATGGGACATCAGGTAACGGCCATCGACTGCACCGAAAGCATGCTGGATAAGGCACGGGAAAATGCTCAAATAGGTGGATTTGAGGTGTCATTTCATCTGCAGGATTCCCACCAACTGGATTTTGACGACAATAAGTTTGATATGATTCTCTGCCGGAATGCCAGTTGGCTGTTGTATGATCCGCCTGCAGCCTACCGTGGTTGGCATAGGGTTTTAAAGCCCGGTGGCCGACTGTTAATCTTTGATGCCAACTGGTATCTGTGGTTGAATGACAAGAAGCTGCGAGAAGAATATGAACGGGACCAGGAGGAAGCGGTTCAGGCAGGATATCGTTCTTCTTATAACCAGGATGTGAAAGATGAGGGAGTTAATATCGGGAAAGAGCTGTTCTTCAGCAGTCGCCGCCGACCTCAGTGGGATGTTCCGACCTTGCTTGATCTGGGCTTTGGCAAAATATTTATTAATGATGATATCACGGAGAGTGCTTTCGATGAGATTGAAAAAATTCGCTATCGCACATCTCCTATGTTCATGATTCGGGCGGAAAAAACAAAGTGA
- a CDS encoding ABC transporter permease, which produces MNPLNQALSMEGRPGRILRLNRRQRTLITILGGLTLLAAVIAASFLMSNEAIKTHFEARNLSPSWQHPFGTDWLGRDMFTRTVKGLALSIGIGLLASTVSVLVALILGMAAATLGKTVDTLIAWLVDVFMGLPHLVALILIAFALGGGAKGVIIGVACSHWPNLTRIIRAEVLQLRTSQFVQVSRHMGRKRVWIAVKHMLPHLLPQFFVGLVLLFPHAILHEASITFLGFGLSPHQPAIGVILSESMKYLSVGMWWLAFFPGLSLLVVVRVFDMVGDNLRLLFDPHSGHE; this is translated from the coding sequence ATGAATCCGCTTAATCAGGCACTTTCAATGGAAGGACGACCGGGCAGAATCCTTCGCTTAAACCGTCGCCAGCGCACGCTGATCACTATTCTCGGCGGTTTGACCTTATTGGCCGCCGTAATCGCTGCCAGTTTCCTGATGAGCAATGAAGCTATCAAAACTCACTTTGAGGCACGCAACTTGTCTCCTTCCTGGCAGCACCCTTTTGGCACGGACTGGTTAGGACGGGATATGTTTACCAGAACTGTCAAGGGGCTTGCTTTAAGTATTGGGATCGGCTTGTTGGCCTCTACGGTAAGCGTTCTGGTGGCCTTAATTCTGGGGATGGCCGCGGCTACCTTAGGCAAAACAGTCGATACCCTGATAGCCTGGTTGGTTGATGTTTTTATGGGCTTGCCCCATTTAGTGGCCTTGATTTTAATTGCTTTCGCTTTAGGGGGGGGCGCTAAGGGGGTTATTATCGGTGTAGCCTGCTCCCATTGGCCTAACCTGACCAGGATAATTCGGGCCGAAGTCCTGCAACTCCGAACATCTCAGTTTGTGCAGGTTTCCCGTCATATGGGTAGGAAAAGGGTATGGATCGCAGTTAAACACATGCTGCCTCACTTATTACCTCAGTTTTTTGTCGGTTTGGTGCTTTTATTTCCCCATGCGATCCTCCATGAAGCCTCGATTACTTTCTTAGGCTTTGGCTTATCCCCCCATCAACCGGCCATTGGGGTAATTCTCTCCGAATCAATGAAGTATCTTTCCGTGGGAATGTGGTGGCTGGCTTTTTTCCCCGGTCTTTCCTTGCTGGTTGTTGTCAGAGTTTTTGACATGGTTGGCGATAATTTACGTTTGTTGTTTGACCCGCATAGTGGCCACGAATGA
- a CDS encoding FecCD family ABC transporter permease — MKNNTANTQKFRKIFNRDDPNMPVIIILLAIAALISVIFAIGLGPVSVAPGNVARILGSKIPFLESHIPHTWTQVEENIVWGLRFPRVLLGLIVGSSLSMTGVAMQALVRNHLADPFILGVSSGAAATATLGMLFGAFAFLGTYSLSISAFLGAAITIILVYTISRVRGRINITQLLLSGVALSMIMDAVTRIITLSAPNALGLHNVTFWLSGSLAGAKWGYLTLPLATIIICLIILLINYRALNALLMGDETAGTLGFNVARLQKILVLVASLMAGTTLAVSGTIGFVGLMVPHMTRLLVGADHKRVLPVCALLGGILVVWVDVAARMLIAPEELPLGILTAVFGGPFFIWLLKHNTGKA; from the coding sequence ATGAAGAACAATACAGCAAATACGCAGAAATTCAGGAAAATATTCAACCGGGACGATCCTAATATGCCGGTCATTATTATTTTGTTGGCCATTGCAGCACTCATATCGGTTATTTTTGCCATCGGGCTGGGTCCGGTCAGCGTAGCCCCCGGCAACGTTGCCAGAATTTTAGGCAGCAAAATCCCTTTTTTGGAAAGTCATATCCCCCACACCTGGACTCAGGTTGAGGAAAACATTGTTTGGGGGCTGCGTTTCCCCCGGGTTTTACTGGGTCTGATTGTCGGCTCATCTTTGTCTATGACTGGAGTGGCAATGCAAGCTCTGGTAAGGAACCACTTGGCGGATCCCTTTATTCTAGGGGTATCCTCCGGGGCTGCAGCAACCGCAACTTTAGGCATGCTTTTTGGCGCCTTTGCCTTTTTGGGCACTTACTCTTTATCCATAAGCGCGTTTCTCGGCGCTGCGATTACCATTATCCTGGTCTACACCATTTCCAGAGTCAGGGGAAGGATTAATATCACTCAGCTGCTGTTATCCGGAGTGGCGCTTTCTATGATCATGGATGCGGTTACACGGATCATCACCTTGAGTGCCCCCAATGCCTTAGGGCTCCATAATGTTACCTTCTGGCTGTCGGGGAGTTTGGCGGGGGCAAAGTGGGGCTACTTAACCCTGCCCCTGGCCACGATTATTATTTGCCTGATTATTTTATTAATTAATTACAGAGCCTTAAACGCCCTCTTGATGGGTGATGAGACTGCCGGTACTTTGGGCTTCAACGTGGCGCGTCTTCAAAAAATTCTTGTACTGGTGGCTTCTCTGATGGCAGGTACAACCCTTGCTGTCAGCGGCACCATCGGGTTTGTTGGACTAATGGTACCCCATATGACAAGACTTCTCGTTGGAGCGGATCACAAACGGGTGCTTCCGGTTTGTGCCCTGCTTGGCGGCATCCTGGTGGTCTGGGTGGATGTGGCAGCCAGAATGCTCATCGCCCCGGAAGAATTGCCTTTAGGTATCTTAACAGCAGTCTTTGGCGGACCTTTCTTTATTTGGCTGCTGAAACATAATACCGGGAAAGCTTGA
- a CDS encoding ABC transporter permease yields MAAKSVFKFIINKFLRMILLLVTLCTLTFILVSHSPIDPVQAYIGADMMKVSHAQREKIEAYWGLNQPPIERFERWGSNVLHGDLGNSMIFRRPVIQVIGEKFWASLVLMGLAWVISGLLGFIMGIVSGMQRGKWLDRLLKWYCLTLASTPTFWLGLVLLIVFSVWLKWLPVGLGVPAGVLSTEVTLGDRIIHLILPALTLSIVGVANIALHTRQKMIDVMESDYILFARARGESGLQLLFRHGLRNVALPAITLQFASFSELFGGAVLAEQVFSYPGLGQATVQAGLRGDLPLLLGIVLFSAIFVYFGNLAADIIYRLVDPQIKEAGEPV; encoded by the coding sequence ATGGCTGCAAAAAGTGTTTTCAAGTTCATTATTAATAAATTTCTACGGATGATCCTCCTCCTCGTCACCTTGTGTACCTTAACCTTTATCCTGGTCAGTCATTCCCCCATCGACCCGGTTCAGGCTTATATCGGGGCAGATATGATGAAGGTAAGTCATGCCCAACGGGAAAAAATCGAAGCCTATTGGGGGCTCAACCAGCCACCCATTGAACGCTTCGAACGTTGGGGGAGCAATGTGCTCCATGGTGATCTGGGGAATTCCATGATTTTTCGCCGCCCGGTGATTCAAGTGATCGGCGAAAAATTTTGGGCATCCCTTGTCCTGATGGGATTGGCCTGGGTCATATCCGGTCTTCTGGGCTTTATCATGGGCATTGTTTCGGGGATGCAACGCGGGAAGTGGCTGGATCGCTTGCTAAAATGGTATTGTTTAACCCTGGCCTCTACTCCAACCTTCTGGCTGGGATTAGTTCTCTTAATCGTGTTTTCAGTTTGGCTCAAATGGCTGCCCGTTGGACTGGGCGTCCCAGCCGGTGTGCTGAGCACCGAGGTAACCCTTGGAGATCGGATCATCCATCTGATCTTACCGGCCTTGACTCTAAGCATTGTCGGCGTGGCCAATATCGCTCTGCACACCAGACAGAAGATGATTGATGTCATGGAAAGCGATTACATTCTGTTTGCCAGAGCGCGGGGAGAAAGCGGCCTCCAGCTCTTATTCCGGCATGGTCTGAGGAACGTGGCTTTGCCTGCCATTACTCTGCAATTTGCTTCTTTCAGTGAACTATTTGGCGGGGCGGTTCTGGCTGAACAGGTATTTTCTTACCCTGGTCTGGGTCAAGCCACTGTGCAGGCAGGTCTGCGGGGCGACCTGCCCCTCCTCCTGGGGATAGTGCTGTTCAGCGCAATATTTGTCTATTTCGGCAATCTGGCAGCCGACATAATCTATCGGCTGGTCGATCCCCAGATCAAGGAAGCAGGTGAACCGGTATGA
- a CDS encoding class I SAM-dependent methyltransferase: MHIQKQIENYWQTANERYNETIQKELKGVKKEVWVQLLNENRPPGEKLEVLDIGTGPGFFPLLLSELGHRVTAIDCTESMLATARENVKAAGFEVSFHLMDAHKLAFEDNSFDFILTRNVTWLMYDPSAAYREWHRVLKPGGRLLIFDANYYLWQQDSQWQEEFERDHDEAVKLGFKKFDKTSVEESNKIAEDLFFSKIRRPQWDIPVLLSLGFGKIYVEGDLSEKISDEISKVRYRTIPPFMIRAEKTDVRYLYGLDRQDSRS; encoded by the coding sequence ATGCATATCCAAAAACAGATTGAAAACTACTGGCAGACAGCTAATGAGCGGTACAACGAGACCATTCAAAAGGAATTAAAGGGTGTTAAAAAGGAAGTTTGGGTTCAACTTCTGAATGAGAATCGACCTCCGGGAGAAAAACTGGAGGTCCTGGATATCGGCACGGGCCCAGGTTTCTTTCCCTTGCTCCTTTCCGAGCTGGGGCATCGGGTTACGGCCATCGACTGCACAGAGAGCATGCTGGCTACAGCCCGGGAGAATGTTAAGGCGGCAGGCTTTGAGGTTTCTTTTCATTTAATGGATGCCCATAAGCTGGCCTTCGAGGACAACTCCTTCGATTTCATTCTCACCCGCAATGTCACTTGGCTGATGTATGACCCCTCTGCCGCTTACCGGGAATGGCACAGAGTCTTAAAGCCCGGTGGCCGACTGCTGATCTTTGACGCCAATTATTATTTATGGCAGCAGGACAGTCAGTGGCAGGAAGAGTTTGAACGGGACCATGACGAGGCGGTTAAGCTGGGCTTCAAAAAGTTTGATAAAACCAGCGTGGAAGAGAGCAACAAGATTGCAGAGGATCTGTTTTTTAGCAAGATCCGCCGGCCCCAGTGGGATATCCCGGTTTTGCTCAGTCTGGGCTTCGGTAAAATCTACGTGGAGGGGGATCTCAGTGAGAAGATCAGCGACGAAATCAGCAAGGTACGCTACCGTACTATTCCTCCATTTATGATCAGGGCTGAAAAAACTGATGTCAGATACCTTTATGGCCTGGATAGACAGGATTCCCGGTCTTAA
- a CDS encoding ABC transporter ATP-binding protein, translating to MTLQVESLSFSYDHKAIIEDICLNVKKGEFVGLIGPNGSGKSTILKNLYRALQPDRGEVKLDGENLFKLTHKQAATKIGVVGQENALPFDFKVEEIVAMGRSPHKKLFAGDSPEDKEIVRQALAYLRMEDMAKKNYLKLSGGEKQRVLIARAIAQKTDFLILDEPTNHLDIGYQLQILDFVKRLQATVLTAIHDLNIAALYCDRIYVLKEGKIYTRGTAEEVLTPEIIFEVYGIKADVIIHPFTQKISITFLPQSLNNSKRALKEREM from the coding sequence ATGACATTACAGGTAGAAAGCTTATCCTTCTCTTATGACCACAAAGCGATTATTGAAGACATCTGTCTCAATGTCAAAAAAGGCGAGTTTGTCGGACTTATCGGGCCTAATGGCAGCGGCAAATCAACGATTCTAAAAAACCTCTACCGGGCACTGCAGCCGGATAGGGGAGAAGTTAAGCTGGATGGGGAAAACTTATTTAAACTAACTCACAAACAAGCTGCGACCAAAATTGGTGTTGTCGGCCAGGAGAATGCTCTGCCCTTTGATTTCAAAGTGGAAGAAATTGTAGCCATGGGCCGGAGTCCTCATAAAAAACTCTTTGCCGGGGACTCTCCGGAAGACAAAGAAATTGTCCGGCAGGCTTTGGCTTACTTGAGGATGGAAGATATGGCCAAAAAGAATTACCTTAAGTTATCCGGCGGGGAAAAACAAAGGGTGCTTATTGCCAGGGCTATCGCCCAAAAAACGGACTTTCTGATTTTGGATGAACCGACCAATCACCTGGATATCGGCTACCAGCTTCAAATACTTGATTTTGTTAAACGGTTACAGGCAACTGTTTTGACGGCCATCCATGATCTGAATATTGCGGCCTTGTATTGTGACAGGATCTATGTTTTAAAAGAAGGAAAAATCTATACTAGGGGTACCGCGGAGGAAGTCCTGACTCCGGAAATCATTTTTGAGGTTTACGGCATAAAAGCCGATGTAATAATCCATCCTTTTACCCAAAAAATCAGCATTACCTTTTTGCCGCAAAGCCTAAACAACTCTAAAAGAGCATTGAAGGAGAGAGAAATGTGA